The Noviherbaspirillum saxi genome includes a window with the following:
- a CDS encoding DNA translocase FtsK: MTRTSQAYTRNTSAQEANPLPGRLVRLLSEARWFVLAVVTVYLVLIFMTYDKTDPGWSQANVVPHLHNWGGRIGAWLADLMLFIFGFSAWWCCVFLLRSVLKGYRRLSQRFLLQTEPEPEHHHEVWVRAIGFVLMLLGSVAIEYLRMYSLKADLPRKPGGVLGELIGGAAQHAFGFTGATLFLLLLFGVGFSLFFQVSWLAVAERIGGVIENAVSRVQSLYSAREDRKVGQVAAVKREEVVVQERAKIVEAPPIRIEPQVVAVPKSERVEKEKQVSLFADLPDTNLPPLALLDEPPPAQETVSVETLEFTSRLIEKKLSDFGVEAKVVAAYPGPVITRYEIEPATGVKGSQIVNLARDLARSLSLTSIRVVETIPGKNYMGLELPNPKRQIVRLTEILGSKVYNDSASSLTVALGKDIAGHPVVADLAKMPHLLVAGTTGSGKSVGINATILSLLYKSDPNNVRMILIDPKMLEMSVYEGIPHLLAPVVTDMRQAGHALNWAVAEMERRYKLMSKLGVRNLAGYNTKIADAEKKEEKIPNPFSLTPDAPEPLEKLPTIVIIIDELADLMMVVGKKVEELIARIAQKARAAGIHLILATQRPSVDVITGLIKANIPTRIAFQVSSKIDSRTILDQMGAEALLGMGDMLYMPPGTGLPVRVHGAFVSDDEVHRVVEHLKAQGEPNYIEGILEGGVAEEGGDAAFGGEVAAGGGESDNLYDQAVAVVLKNRRASISLVQRHLRIGYNRAARLLEQMEQSGLVSSMQSNGNREILVPAGNTQE; the protein is encoded by the coding sequence AACAAGCCAAGCCTATACTCGAAATACCAGCGCGCAGGAGGCCAATCCGCTTCCCGGCCGACTGGTGCGGCTGCTGTCGGAAGCGCGCTGGTTCGTGCTTGCCGTCGTTACCGTCTATCTCGTCCTGATTTTCATGACGTATGACAAAACCGATCCGGGCTGGTCACAAGCCAATGTAGTGCCGCACCTGCATAACTGGGGTGGCCGCATTGGCGCATGGCTGGCCGATCTGATGCTGTTCATCTTTGGCTTTTCCGCCTGGTGGTGCTGCGTATTTCTCTTGCGGTCGGTGCTCAAGGGTTACCGCCGGTTATCGCAGCGCTTCCTGCTCCAGACTGAACCCGAACCCGAACATCATCATGAAGTCTGGGTGCGCGCGATCGGCTTTGTCCTGATGTTGCTGGGCAGCGTAGCGATCGAATATCTGCGCATGTATTCCCTCAAGGCGGATTTGCCGCGCAAACCCGGCGGCGTGCTGGGCGAGTTGATCGGGGGCGCGGCCCAGCATGCGTTCGGCTTTACCGGCGCGACGTTGTTCCTGCTGCTTCTCTTTGGTGTTGGCTTCAGCCTGTTCTTCCAGGTGTCCTGGCTGGCGGTGGCCGAACGGATTGGCGGCGTCATCGAAAATGCGGTCAGCCGGGTGCAAAGCCTGTATTCGGCGCGTGAAGATCGCAAAGTTGGCCAGGTCGCCGCAGTCAAGCGGGAAGAAGTGGTCGTGCAGGAGCGCGCCAAGATCGTCGAAGCGCCGCCGATCCGCATCGAGCCGCAAGTCGTCGCGGTGCCGAAATCGGAGCGCGTCGAAAAGGAAAAGCAGGTCTCGCTGTTTGCCGATTTGCCCGACACCAACCTGCCGCCGCTGGCGCTGCTGGATGAACCGCCGCCGGCACAGGAAACCGTCAGTGTCGAAACCCTGGAATTCACCAGCCGCCTGATCGAAAAGAAACTCTCCGACTTCGGCGTCGAAGCCAAGGTGGTGGCAGCGTATCCCGGCCCGGTGATTACCCGTTACGAGATTGAGCCGGCTACCGGCGTCAAGGGTAGCCAGATCGTCAACCTGGCGCGCGACTTGGCGCGATCGCTATCGCTGACCTCGATTCGCGTGGTCGAAACCATTCCCGGTAAGAATTACATGGGACTGGAACTGCCCAACCCGAAACGGCAGATCGTGCGCCTGACCGAAATCCTCGGTTCCAAGGTGTACAACGATAGTGCGTCATCGCTGACAGTCGCGCTCGGCAAGGACATCGCCGGTCATCCCGTGGTCGCCGATCTGGCAAAGATGCCGCACCTGCTGGTCGCCGGCACCACCGGTTCCGGTAAATCGGTCGGTATCAATGCGACGATCCTGTCGCTGCTTTACAAGTCCGACCCGAACAATGTGCGCATGATTCTGATCGACCCGAAGATGCTGGAAATGTCGGTCTATGAAGGCATTCCGCACCTGCTGGCGCCGGTCGTGACCGACATGCGTCAGGCCGGTCATGCGTTGAACTGGGCGGTGGCCGAAATGGAGCGCCGCTACAAGCTGATGTCCAAGCTGGGCGTACGTAACCTCGCCGGCTACAACACCAAGATCGCCGATGCGGAAAAGAAGGAAGAAAAAATTCCCAATCCGTTCAGCCTGACGCCGGATGCGCCTGAGCCGCTGGAAAAGCTGCCGACGATCGTCATCATCATCGATGAATTGGCCGACCTGATGATGGTGGTTGGCAAGAAGGTCGAAGAACTGATTGCGCGTATTGCGCAAAAGGCGCGCGCCGCCGGCATTCACCTGATCCTGGCTACCCAGCGTCCGTCGGTCGACGTGATTACCGGCCTGATCAAGGCCAATATTCCGACCCGCATTGCCTTCCAGGTCAGCAGCAAGATCGACTCGCGTACCATTCTCGACCAAATGGGCGCGGAAGCGCTGCTTGGCATGGGCGACATGCTGTACATGCCGCCGGGAACCGGCTTGCCGGTGCGAGTGCATGGAGCCTTTGTATCGGATGACGAAGTGCATCGCGTGGTCGAGCACCTCAAGGCCCAGGGGGAACCGAATTACATTGAAGGAATCCTAGAGGGAGGCGTAGCCGAAGAGGGCGGTGATGCTGCATTCGGCGGGGAAGTAGCCGCAGGCGGCGGAGAATCCGACAATCTCTACGACCAGGCGGTTGCCGTGGTCTTGAAGAATCGCCGCGCTTCGATCTCGCTGGTGCAGCGGCATTTGCGTATCGGCTACAATCGCGCAGCCCGGCTTTTGGAACAAATGGAGCAAAGCGGTTTGGTTTCCTCGATGCAATCCAATGGCAACCGCGAAATTCTTGTTCCGGCCGGCAATACCCAGGAATAG
- the lolA gene encoding outer membrane lipoprotein chaperone LolA, whose product MNKAAAICAAAFALALPALASASALDQFKSFVSTTKSAKGEFSQRQVKMTDGSAKISNQSTGTFIFARPGKFIWTYQKPYEQLLQADGEKLYIYDKDLNQVTVRQLGNALGSSPAAILFGSNDLEKNFTLKEAGTKDGLEWLEATPKTKDTTFDRIGIGLKDGVPMAMELRDSFGQVSLLTFKKFEKNPAMAADQFRFAVPKGADVFQQ is encoded by the coding sequence ATCAACAAGGCAGCCGCCATTTGCGCCGCTGCCTTTGCGTTGGCTTTACCCGCCTTGGCCAGTGCCTCGGCGCTCGATCAATTCAAATCCTTTGTGTCAACGACCAAGTCGGCAAAAGGAGAGTTTTCGCAACGTCAGGTCAAGATGACGGACGGCAGCGCAAAGATTTCCAATCAGTCGACCGGGACCTTCATCTTTGCCCGTCCCGGCAAGTTCATCTGGACCTATCAAAAGCCCTATGAACAGCTGTTGCAGGCGGATGGCGAAAAACTGTACATCTACGACAAGGACCTCAACCAGGTGACGGTACGCCAGCTCGGCAACGCGCTTGGCTCGTCGCCGGCAGCGATCCTGTTCGGCAGCAACGACCTGGAAAAGAACTTTACGCTGAAGGAGGCCGGCACCAAGGACGGCCTGGAGTGGCTGGAAGCGACGCCCAAGACCAAGGACACCACCTTTGACCGCATCGGCATCGGCCTCAAGGATGGCGTGCCGATGGCGATGGAATTGCGTGATTCCTTCGGCCAGGTGTCGCTGCTGACATTCAAGAAATTCGAAAAGAATCCGGCCATGGCCGCCGACCAGTTCCGCTTTGCGGTGCCTAAAGGCGCCGACGTGTTTCAGCAATGA
- a CDS encoding replication-associated recombination protein A, which yields MNSIPLAERLRPQTLDDVIGQQHLLGPGKPLRVAFESGEPHSMILWGPPGVGKTTLARLMADSFNAEFIALSAVLSGVKDIREAVERAQIVRANSGRRTILFVDEVHRFNKSQQDAFLPHVESGLFTFIGATTENPSFEVNGALLSRAAVYVLKSLSDEDLDALIDRACIQELDGLDFAPEAKSTLVASADGDGRKLLNNLEIVARAAASKGQDEVDEALLGTALAENLRRFDKGGDAFYDQISALHKSVRGSNPDAALYWFCRMIDGGADPRYLSRRIVRMAWEDIGIADPRAMQIANDAAATYERLGSPEGELALAQALIYLSMAAKSNAGYNAYNEAKAFVKQDKSRQVPVHLRNAPTKLMKELGYGHEYRYAHDEPNAYAAGESYLPDGMREPRWYRPTDRGLEAKIGDKLNWLRDLDAKAGKK from the coding sequence ATGAATTCCATTCCGCTCGCCGAAAGGCTACGCCCGCAAACGCTCGATGACGTGATCGGTCAACAGCATCTGCTCGGTCCCGGTAAACCCTTGCGCGTCGCCTTCGAGTCAGGCGAGCCGCATTCCATGATTCTCTGGGGACCGCCCGGCGTTGGCAAAACGACGCTGGCGCGGCTCATGGCCGACAGTTTCAACGCCGAGTTCATCGCGCTGTCCGCAGTCCTGTCGGGCGTCAAGGACATCCGCGAAGCGGTCGAGCGGGCGCAGATCGTGCGCGCCAATTCCGGACGCCGGACCATTCTGTTCGTCGATGAAGTGCACCGCTTCAACAAGAGCCAGCAGGATGCGTTTTTGCCGCATGTGGAAAGCGGCTTGTTTACCTTCATCGGCGCGACTACCGAAAATCCCTCGTTCGAGGTCAATGGGGCGTTGTTGTCGCGTGCTGCGGTATATGTTTTGAAATCTTTGTCCGACGAAGATCTCGATGCGCTGATCGACCGGGCCTGCATACAGGAACTCGACGGACTGGATTTCGCGCCGGAGGCAAAATCGACGCTGGTGGCCAGCGCTGATGGCGACGGCCGCAAGCTGTTGAATAACCTTGAAATCGTCGCTCGCGCGGCTGCCTCGAAGGGGCAGGACGAGGTCGATGAAGCATTGCTGGGGACTGCGCTTGCCGAGAACCTGCGCCGCTTCGACAAGGGAGGCGATGCTTTCTACGACCAGATATCGGCCTTGCACAAGAGCGTACGCGGTTCCAATCCCGATGCCGCGCTGTACTGGTTCTGCCGCATGATAGACGGCGGCGCCGACCCGAGATATCTGTCGCGGCGCATAGTCCGGATGGCCTGGGAAGACATCGGCATTGCCGATCCGCGCGCCATGCAGATTGCGAACGATGCGGCGGCTACCTATGAACGACTCGGCTCGCCCGAAGGAGAGCTGGCGCTCGCGCAGGCGCTGATTTACCTATCGATGGCAGCCAAGAGCAATGCCGGTTACAACGCCTACAACGAGGCAAAAGCCTTCGTGAAGCAGGACAAATCGCGCCAGGTGCCGGTGCACTTGCGCAATGCCCCGACCAAGCTGATGAAGGAACTCGGCTATGGTCATGAATACCGTTATGCGCATGATGAGCCGAACGCGTATGCCGCCGGAGAAAGCTATCTGCCGGACGGCATGCGAGAGCCGCGCTGGTACCGGCCGACAGACCGCGGGCTCGAAGCCAAGATAGGCGACAAGCTGAACTGGTTAAGAGACCTTGATGCAAAGGCAGGCAAGAAATAA